From Synoicihabitans lomoniglobus, the proteins below share one genomic window:
- a CDS encoding NAD(P)/FAD-dependent oxidoreductase produces the protein MHTTTRQELIDVILPLAKSENRDAQTAAIARKLGISPARIKGTKLRKHSIDARKKDIKVLLRFEVAIDGPLKEESLPSPHYPDVADDAPRVIVVGAGPAGLFAALRLIESGIKPIVIERGKDASSRRFDLAPILRKGTIVEDSNYCFGEGGAGTFSDGKLYTRATKRGPVAQIYETFVAHGAPDRILVDSHPHIGSNLLPSVVMAMRKSIIAAGGEVRFQTKVTGLLCRADRIIGVTDSNQTEILGEAVVLATGHSARDIYRLLRDEQIVLEPKPFAVGVRIEHSQSFIDSQQYHYPRNQTRDEMLPAASYRLATKIKNRGVHSFCMCPGGFIVPAATENDEVVVNGMSLSRRDSPFANSGLVVTVEPEDTNSFQELHGVLAGVAYQKALEISAKDSGGGGQKAPGQLVRDFLENKSSNELIPTSYFPGLTAARIDKILPNAITWRLQQGLKKFAQSMPGYVSDECQLIGFETRTSSPVRIPRNSQTLQNDQLKGLYPCGEGAGFAGGIVSAAMDGLKCADAIKVFLEAK, from the coding sequence TTGCATACGACGACCCGTCAGGAACTTATCGATGTCATTCTGCCCTTGGCGAAGTCCGAGAACCGAGATGCTCAAACGGCAGCGATTGCACGCAAGTTGGGAATTTCACCAGCTCGCATCAAGGGCACGAAACTGCGCAAACACTCAATTGATGCCCGCAAGAAGGATATCAAAGTCTTGCTCCGATTCGAAGTCGCCATCGATGGACCACTAAAAGAGGAATCACTCCCCTCGCCTCATTACCCCGATGTCGCAGACGACGCACCGCGAGTAATTGTGGTCGGAGCCGGACCGGCAGGGCTATTCGCCGCCCTCCGGCTCATCGAGTCGGGCATCAAACCCATCGTGATTGAACGTGGAAAAGATGCCTCCAGTCGACGGTTCGACCTAGCTCCTATTCTGCGAAAAGGAACCATCGTGGAAGATTCGAACTACTGTTTCGGGGAAGGCGGCGCGGGAACATTTTCTGACGGTAAACTCTACACTAGAGCAACTAAGCGAGGACCCGTTGCTCAAATTTACGAAACATTCGTCGCACATGGTGCGCCTGACAGAATTCTTGTGGATTCACACCCACACATCGGATCGAACCTTTTGCCCAGCGTCGTCATGGCGATGCGGAAAAGCATCATCGCGGCCGGCGGTGAGGTAAGGTTTCAAACCAAAGTAACCGGACTTTTGTGTCGGGCGGACCGAATTATAGGAGTCACCGATTCCAACCAAACCGAAATTTTAGGTGAAGCCGTAGTTCTGGCCACCGGACACAGTGCCCGAGACATTTATCGATTGCTGCGCGATGAACAAATTGTGTTAGAACCCAAACCATTCGCGGTCGGAGTCAGAATCGAACACTCTCAAAGCTTCATTGATTCGCAACAATACCATTACCCGCGCAATCAAACTCGCGACGAGATGCTCCCCGCGGCGAGTTACCGCCTTGCCACCAAAATAAAAAATCGAGGCGTGCATTCATTTTGCATGTGCCCTGGTGGATTCATCGTTCCAGCAGCGACCGAAAATGACGAAGTTGTGGTAAATGGAATGAGTCTCTCACGACGAGACTCGCCCTTCGCCAATAGCGGGTTGGTGGTTACCGTAGAACCCGAAGATACCAATAGCTTTCAGGAGCTTCACGGTGTGCTCGCTGGTGTCGCTTATCAAAAAGCATTGGAAATTTCCGCTAAAGACTCTGGCGGAGGCGGACAAAAAGCTCCCGGACAACTTGTTAGGGATTTTCTAGAAAACAAATCATCTAACGAACTAATCCCAACCAGCTATTTTCCAGGTCTGACAGCTGCACGGATTGATAAGATCCTTCCCAATGCTATCACCTGGCGTCTGCAGCAAGGATTGAAAAAATTTGCTCAAAGCATGCCGGGATATGTCTCAGACGAATGCCAACTCATAGGATTTGAAACGCGCACGAGTTCACCAGTCCGAATCCCACGAAATAGTCAGACCCTTCAAAACGATCAACTTAAAGGATTATATCCGTGCGGAGAAGGAGCGGGATTTGCAGGCGGAATCGTAAGTGCTGCGATGGATGGCCTCAAATGTGCAGACGCAATTAAAGTATTTCTAGAAGCGAAATAA